In a genomic window of Accipiter gentilis chromosome 23, bAccGen1.1, whole genome shotgun sequence:
- the PRKCD gene encoding protein kinase C delta type isoform X3 has protein sequence MREEEGTVTMNRRGAIKQAKIHYIKNHEFIATFFGQPTFCSVCKDFVWGLNKQGYKCRQCNAAIHKKCIDKIIGRCTGTAANSRDTMFQKERFNIDMPHRFKVYNYMSPTFCDHCGSLLWGLVKQGLKCEECGMNVHHKCQKKVANLCGINQKLLAEALNQVSQKSTRRSDSGSVESVGIYQDFDKKPRAPGGDTTADNSEYDKLWEGSTAKTASRIASRRKFNIDSFVFHKVLGKGSFGKVLLAELKGKNEFFAIKALKKDVVLIDDDVECTMVEKRVLALAWENPFLTHLYCTFQTKDHLFFVMEFLNGGDLMFHIQDKGRFDLYRATFYGAEILCGLQFLHSKGIIYRDLKLDNVMLDKEGHIKIADFGMCKENVAGENKASTFCGTPDYIAPEILQGLRYTFSVDWWSFGVLLYEMLIGQSPFHGDDEDELFESIRVDTPHYPRWITKESKDILEKLFERDPTRRLGVTGNIRDHPFFKTINWTALEKREVDPPFRPKVKSASDYNNFDREFLSEKPKLSYSDKNLIESMDQSAFDGFSFINPKFEQILSK, from the exons ATGAGGGAAGAGGAGGGTACGGTAACTATGAACAGGAGAGGAGCTATCAAGCAAGCCAAAATCCACTACATCAAAAATCATGAATTTATTGCTACCTTCTTTGGACAACCTACATTTTGCTCTGTCTGCAAAGACTTTGTATG GGGACTCAACAAGCAGGGATACAAATGTAGGC AATGCAATGCTGCTATTCATAAGAAATGTATTGATAAAATCATTGGGAGGTGTACTGGTACTGCAGCCAACAGCAGGGACACAATG TTTCAAAAGGAACGTTTCAACATTGACATGCCTCATCGCTTCAAAGTTTACAACTACATGAGCCCTACCTTCTGTGACCACTGTGGCAGCCTGCTCTGGGGGCTAGTCAAACAAGGACTTAAATGTGAAG AATGTGGGATGAACGTGCATCATAAATGCCAGAAGAAGGTGGCAAACTTATGTGGAATAAATCAGAAGTTGCTAGCTGAAGCTTTAAATCAAGTTAGCCAG AAATCTACACGAAGGTCCGATTCTGGATCTGTAGAAAGCGTTGGTATTTATCAAGATTTTGATAAGAAACCTAGAGCTCCAGGAGGAGATACAACAG CAGATAACAGCGAGTACGATAAACTCTGGGAGGGAAGCACAGCCAAGACAGCCTCACGAATTGCAAGCAGGAGAAAATTCAACATAGACAGCTTTGTCTTCCATAAAGTACTAGGGAAAGGAAGTTTTGGAAAG GTTCTGCTTGCTGAGCTGAAAGGGAAGAATGAATTCTTTGCTATCAAAGCTCTGAAAAAAGATGTGGTGCTTATTGATGATGATGTGGAATGTACCATGGTGGAAAAGCGGGTCCTCGCGCTTGCATGGGAAAATCCATTTCTCACACATCTTTACTGCACATTTCAGACCAAG GATCACCTGTTCTTCGTTATGGAGTTCCTGAATGGGGGAGACCTGATGTTCCACATACAAGACAAGGGGCGTTTTGATCTCTACAGGGCAAC GTTTTATGGAGCTGAAATTTTATGTGGGCTACAGTTTCTTCACAGCAAAGGCATTATTTATAG AGACCTAAAACTAGACAATGTGATGCTTGATAAAGAAGGCCACATCAAAATAGCTGATTTTGGAATGTGCAAAGAAAATGTTGCTGGCGAGAACAAGGCAAGCACTTTCTGCGGGACCCCGGACTACATTGCTCCTGAG ATCCTGCAAGGTTTGCGGTACACATTCTCTGTGGACTGGTGGTCCTTTGGGGTCCTGCTGTATGAGATGCTTATTGGACAATCCCCTTTCCATGGGGATGATGAAGATGAATTGTTTGAGTCAATCCGAGTGGACACCCCTCACTACCCACGCTGGATTACCAAGGAATCGAAAGATATATTAGAAAAG CTATTTGAAAGGGATCCAACAAGACGACTTGGGGTCACTGGGAATATCAGAGACCATCCTTTCTTCAAAACCATCAACTGGACAGCACTAGAGAAGAGGGAGGTGGACCCTCCTTTCAGGCCAAAAGTG AAGTCAGCAAGTGACTACAACAACTTTGACCGAGAATTTCTGAGTGAGAAGCCAAAACTGTCTTACAGTGACAAAAACCTGATCGAGTCCATGGATCAGTCTGCGTTTGATGGATTTTCTTTTATCAACCCTAAATTCGAACAGATCTTAAGCAAATAA